One region of Ailuropoda melanoleuca isolate Jingjing chromosome 19, ASM200744v2, whole genome shotgun sequence genomic DNA includes:
- the TCTE1 gene encoding dynein regulatory complex subunit 5, whose product MQETLATSTLSVPSRSSVSTQDKFSTAGQTLSTGPRPPRHSIVPPPSKSKGWNSRTKFHQMRRTITEDTEWSLAIVPLLTELCIQHIVKNFQNNPLLKQLLPQHQQKVLNLLSPDLPLAVTANLIDDENYWRRCCTQRWPVCHVAKHGGSWKRLFFERHLENLIKHFIPGTTDPAVILDLLPLCRNYVRRLHVDQFLPPVQLPPPHGELSDSGSDVELEEPTTDHYQLGDLVAGLSHLEELDLVYGVKDCGMNFEWNLFLFTYRDCHSLAATIKACHTLKIFRLTRSKVDDDKARILIRSLLDHPALEELDLSHNLIGDRGARAAAKLLSHSHLRVLDLANNQVRAPGAQSLAHALAHNTNLTSLNLRLNCIEDEGGQALAHALQTNKCLTTLHLGGNELSEPTATLLSQVLTVNTTLTSINLSCNHIGLDGGKQLLEGMSDNKTLLEFDLRLSDVAQESEYLIGQALCANREAAHQRALNPSHFMSPVMAKGPENPAG is encoded by the exons ATGCAGGAAACCCTAGCAACATCGACACTGTCGGTCCCCAGCCGATCGTCAGTCTCCACACAGGACAAGTTCTCCACTGCAGGCCAAACTTTGAGCACAGGCCCCCGGCCCCCAAGGCACTCAATCGTCCCACCCCCCAGCAAGTCCAAGGGCTGGAATTCCCGGACCAAATTCCATCAGATGCGCAGGACCATCACTGAGGACACTGAGTGGTCTCTGGCCATTGTGCCCCTCCTCACAGAGCTCTGCATTCAGCACATCGTCAAGAACTTCCAGA ACAACCCTCTCCTGAAGCAGCTGCTTCCCCAGCACCAGCAGAAGGTGCTGAACCTCTTGTCACCCGACCTGCCGCTGGCCGTGACTGCCAACCTGATCGACGACGAGAACTACTGGCGCCGCTGCTGCACGCAGCGCTGGCCCGTATGCCACGTGGCCAAGCATGGGGGCAGCTGGAAGCGCCTGTTCTTCGAGCGGCACCTGGAGAATCTGATAAAGCACTTCATCCCGGGCACCACGGACCCTGCTGTCATCCTCGACCTGCTGCCGCTCTGCAGGAACTACGTGCGACGGCTGCACGTGGATCAGTTCCTTCCGCCTGTGCAGCTGCCGCCGCCACACGGGGAGCTGTCCGACTCTGGCAGCGACGTAGAGCTCGAGGAGCCCACCACGGACCACTACCAACTGGGAGACCTGGTGGCAGGCCTGAGCCATCTGGAGGAGCTAGACCTGGTGTACGGGGTCAAGGACTGTGGCATGAACTTTGAGTGGAACCTCTTCCTTTTCACCTATCGGGACTGCCACTCCCTGGCGGCCACCATCAAGGCATGCCACACCCTCAAG ATCTTCAGGCTGACCCGAAGCAAGGTGGACGACGACAAGGCACGCATTCTAATTCGCAGCCTCCTGGATCACCCAGCCCTTGAGGAGCTGGACCTGTCGCACAACCTCATCGGGGACCGGGGCGCGCGCGCCGCGGCCAAGCTGCTAAGCCACAGCCACCTGCGCGTGCTCGACCTGGCCAACAACCAGGTGCGTGCGCCTGGCGCCCAGTCTCTGGCTCACGCCCTAGCGCACAACACCAACCTCACTTCCCTCAACCTGCGCCTCAACTGCATTGAGGACGAGGGTGGCCAGGCGCTTGCCCACGCCTTACAGACCAACAAGTGCCTCACAACACTGCACCTGGGCGGCAATGAACTGTCCGAGCCCACCGCCACGCTCCTGTCCCAGGTGCTCACAGTCAACACCACGCTCACCAGCATCAACCTGTCCTGCAACCACATTGGGCTG GACGGCGGGAAGCAGCTCCTGGAAGGCATGTCGGACAACAAAACCCTCCTGGAGTTTGACCTGCGCCTGTCAGATGTAGCCCAGGAGAGCGAGTACCTCATCGGCCAGGCCCTCTGTGCCAACCGGGAAGCCGCCCACCAGCGGGCCTTGAATCCCAGCCACTTCATGTCACCAGTCATGGCCAAGGGCCCTGAGAACCCTGCAGGATAG